Part of the Flavobacteriales bacterium genome is shown below.
CTTCGGGCATCAAGGACCGCTTTAAGCTGACACACAACGGGGCCGAACACATCCGCAATATGGTGGAGAACAAAACGGGCGGTATTCTTATTTCGGGCCACATGGGCAACTGGGAAATTGCCAGTCACCTGATGCGCGGTTATGGCGGTGTGGTGAATGTGGTGATGTATGACGAGGAACATCAGAAGATAAAGCAGCACATTGACGAGACCACGGGCGGAAGGAAGTTCAACGTCATTCCGATCAAAGACGATATCTCGCACGTTTTCCTCATCAGCAAAGCACTGCTTAACAAGGAGTTGGTCTGCATTCATGGCGATCGTTTCCG
Proteins encoded:
- a CDS encoding lipid A biosynthesis acyltransferase — translated: MSEWSGKSRGNALGYWFFIFFMKNLGMGFTYGFLHFVVLYFFLFSWSSSKWIYNYYREGLGYGRWKSIVGIYKTYYVFGQVIIDKVAMASGIKDRFKLTHNGAEHIRNMVENKTGGILISGHMGNWEIASHLMRGYGGVVNVVMYDEEHQKIKQHIDETTGGRKFNVIPIKDDISHVFLISKALLNKELVCIHGDRFR